One window from the genome of Actinoplanes teichomyceticus ATCC 31121 encodes:
- a CDS encoding Ig-like domain-containing protein, with product MRNRRIGAATVAVLTGTAALAVGAAAPALADSGEVVSITSVGDVLIDGAHQRVFVSDPAGGKVVVTDYRGAQIGSAPVNDATNLELSADSSQLYVTSPNGLAIFALDTTTLAPTAKYATGGFPPKDVAVAGGRLWFSYADGSSGNLGTIDPAAETPVPRLNRLVTGWTGVAELAAASGAPNRLGVASHGLSAILDVSGDSITTVGSVTTNQEVTDLAIAPDGTRIATVFPGDYVVTLRDADDLAAARRLPVEPYPTAVDIATDGTVVSGSSSTYGDPNVHVFTPAGDLIKQFTLPDLGDMQRHAVAWEPNGDRLFTVSKSGVDTFTLRTHTDPKHAPSRLSLSGPGSAPVPGAAITIRGTLTSSVPLPAGTSVTVSRAGTALGASPVGPDGAFTFTDTPPAADTVTYQVSYAGDGNHSPVTETILVGIARAASALTVSGPSATVPGAAITLTGTLTSPEPLPAGTSVTLSRAGTALGTGPVGPDGAFTFTDTPPVTGTVTYQVSYPGDDTHLPASTTVSVQVSRTASTLTLTGPSAATRAKPLTLTGKLSSQQPLAAGTTVSVSRTDLDHPAGTSLGTRTVGADGSFTVTDTPAAGGTVTYRVSYAGDTTHTPATATRAVAVSRSTPALTLTNHGKVYAYGQTVSFTAHLGSTYRNRTVEIWADPSGGDQARRLLKRGVVNSAGNLTASLKLTRDTTLSAVFTGDSRTAPRTVTATVGAKVSLSLKLSRYYKTAKISGTTYRYYHAKTDARFSTSMTAGATRKVYITLQRYSGGKWRDLDNGYFEATDQLLLSSSGLTGVKLRVRTAYVKGGSGDSLNSTTWTPYQYLYFTK from the coding sequence ATGCGAAACAGAAGGATCGGTGCGGCGACCGTCGCCGTGCTGACCGGCACCGCCGCGCTGGCGGTCGGCGCCGCCGCGCCGGCGCTGGCCGACTCCGGCGAAGTCGTCTCCATCACATCGGTCGGCGACGTGCTCATCGACGGCGCGCACCAGCGCGTCTTCGTCAGCGACCCGGCCGGTGGCAAGGTCGTCGTCACCGATTACCGCGGCGCCCAGATCGGCAGCGCGCCGGTGAACGACGCCACCAACCTGGAACTCTCCGCCGACTCGTCCCAGCTCTACGTGACCTCGCCGAACGGCCTGGCGATCTTCGCGCTGGACACCACCACGCTGGCCCCGACCGCGAAGTACGCCACCGGCGGCTTCCCGCCGAAGGACGTCGCCGTGGCCGGGGGCCGGCTCTGGTTCTCCTACGCCGACGGCTCCAGCGGCAACCTCGGCACGATCGACCCGGCCGCCGAGACCCCGGTGCCCCGGCTGAACCGGCTCGTCACCGGCTGGACCGGCGTCGCCGAACTCGCCGCCGCCTCCGGCGCCCCGAACCGGCTGGGCGTGGCCAGCCACGGGCTGAGCGCGATCCTCGACGTGTCCGGCGACTCGATCACGACGGTGGGGTCGGTCACGACCAACCAGGAGGTCACCGACCTGGCGATCGCCCCGGACGGCACCCGGATCGCCACGGTCTTCCCGGGCGACTACGTGGTCACCCTGCGCGACGCCGACGATCTGGCCGCCGCACGGCGGCTGCCGGTCGAGCCGTACCCGACCGCCGTGGACATCGCGACCGACGGCACCGTCGTCAGCGGCAGCTCCTCCACGTACGGCGATCCGAACGTGCACGTCTTCACGCCGGCCGGCGACCTGATCAAGCAGTTCACGCTCCCCGACCTCGGCGACATGCAGCGGCACGCGGTGGCCTGGGAGCCGAACGGCGACCGCCTGTTCACCGTCTCGAAGAGCGGCGTGGACACGTTCACGCTGCGCACCCACACGGACCCGAAGCACGCGCCGTCGCGCCTGAGCCTGTCCGGCCCCGGATCGGCGCCGGTGCCGGGCGCGGCGATCACGATCCGCGGCACGCTGACCTCGTCGGTGCCGCTGCCCGCCGGCACCTCGGTCACCGTCTCGCGGGCCGGCACCGCCCTGGGCGCCAGCCCGGTCGGACCGGACGGCGCGTTCACCTTCACCGACACCCCACCGGCCGCCGACACGGTGACCTACCAGGTGTCGTACGCCGGGGACGGCAACCACTCCCCGGTCACCGAGACCATCCTGGTGGGGATCGCCCGCGCCGCGTCGGCGCTGACCGTCTCCGGCCCGTCGGCGACGGTCCCGGGCGCGGCGATCACCCTCACCGGCACCCTCACGTCGCCGGAGCCGCTGCCCGCCGGCACCTCGGTCACCCTCTCCCGGGCCGGCACCGCCCTGGGCACCGGCCCGGTCGGACCGGACGGCGCGTTCACCTTCACCGACACCCCACCGGTGACCGGCACGGTGACCTACCAGGTGTCGTACCCCGGGGACGACACCCACCTGCCGGCCAGCACGACCGTGTCGGTCCAGGTCTCCCGGACCGCCTCCACCCTGACGCTGACCGGGCCGTCCGCGGCGACCCGGGCCAAGCCGCTCACCCTCACCGGCAAGCTGTCCTCGCAGCAGCCGCTGGCCGCCGGCACGACCGTCTCGGTCAGCCGGACCGATCTCGATCACCCCGCCGGGACGTCGCTGGGCACCAGGACGGTCGGCGCCGACGGCTCGTTCACGGTCACCGACACCCCGGCGGCCGGCGGCACGGTGACCTACCGGGTGTCCTACGCCGGCGACACCACGCACACCCCGGCGACGGCGACCAGGGCGGTCGCGGTCTCCCGGAGCACGCCGGCCCTGACGCTCACCAACCACGGCAAGGTCTACGCCTACGGCCAGACGGTCTCCTTCACCGCGCACCTGGGCTCCACCTACCGGAACCGGACCGTGGAGATCTGGGCCGACCCGAGCGGCGGCGACCAGGCCCGGCGGCTGCTCAAGCGCGGCGTCGTGAACAGCGCCGGCAACCTCACGGCAAGCCTCAAGCTGACCCGCGACACCACCCTGAGCGCGGTGTTCACCGGCGACTCGCGGACCGCGCCGCGGACCGTGACCGCGACGGTCGGCGCGAAGGTCAGCCTCTCGCTGAAGCTGTCGAGGTACTACAAGACCGCGAAGATCAGCGGTACGACCTACCGCTACTACCACGCCAAGACGGACGCGCGTTTCAGCACGTCGATGACCGCCGGCGCCACGCGCAAGGTGTACATCACGCTCCAGCGCTACTCCGGCGGCAAGTGGCGGGACCTGGACAACGGCTACTTCGAGGCCACCGACCAGCTCCTGCTGAGCAGCTCCGGCCTGACCGGGGTCAAGCTGCGCGTCCGCACCGCGTACGTCAAGGGCGGCTCCGGCGACAGCCTGAACTCCACCACCTGGACGCCGTACCAGTACCTCTACTTCACCAAGTAG
- a CDS encoding glycosyl hydrolase family 18 protein, translated as MRRSVTLAVAAALAAACSSVYVASTASAAVACAPAWSASVAYVKDNVVSRGGNNYTAKWWTQGEDPVAKSGQWDVWINNGACGGAGTPSPTTTQSQSPTTPSTGPTTPSTGPTTPSTGPTTPSTGPTTPSTGPTTPLPVGGLPRHALIGYLHASFANGSGYLRMADVPAEWDIINLAFGEPTSATSGDIRFTLCPATECPGVETEAEFIAAIRAKRAAGRKVLLSIGGANGQVQLTTTAARDRFVSSVSAIIDRYGLDGVDIDFEGHSLSLNTGDTDFKNPTTPVIVNLISAIRSLKARYGAGFVLTMAPETFFVQLGYQYYGSGPWGGQDPRAGAYLPVIHALRNDLTVLHVQDYNSGSIMGLDNQYHSMGGADFHVAMTDMLLAGFPVAGNTANVFPALREDQVAFGAPSSVSAGNGYVAPTGVQQAVTCLVKGTGCGGYTPRSGANPDFRGLMTWSINWDRFYGWEFRNSHEPFLNALN; from the coding sequence ATGCGTCGATCCGTCACCCTCGCCGTGGCGGCCGCCCTGGCCGCCGCATGCTCCAGCGTCTATGTGGCCTCCACCGCGAGCGCGGCCGTGGCCTGCGCTCCCGCCTGGAGCGCCTCCGTCGCCTACGTCAAGGACAACGTCGTCTCCAGGGGCGGCAACAACTACACCGCGAAGTGGTGGACCCAGGGCGAGGACCCGGTCGCCAAGAGCGGGCAGTGGGACGTCTGGATCAACAACGGGGCCTGTGGCGGCGCCGGCACCCCGTCGCCGACCACGACCCAGAGCCAGAGCCCGACCACCCCGAGCACCGGGCCGACCACCCCGAGCACCGGGCCGACCACCCCGAGCACCGGGCCGACCACCCCGAGCACCGGGCCGACCACCCCGAGCACCGGGCCGACCACCCCGCTCCCGGTCGGCGGCCTGCCCCGGCACGCGCTCATCGGCTACCTGCACGCCAGCTTCGCCAACGGCTCCGGCTACCTGCGGATGGCCGACGTGCCCGCCGAGTGGGACATCATCAACCTGGCCTTCGGCGAGCCGACCAGCGCCACCTCCGGTGACATCCGGTTCACCCTCTGCCCGGCCACCGAGTGCCCCGGGGTGGAGACCGAGGCCGAGTTCATCGCGGCCATCCGGGCCAAGCGGGCGGCCGGCAGGAAGGTGCTGCTCTCCATCGGCGGCGCCAACGGCCAGGTGCAGCTGACCACCACCGCGGCGCGGGACCGGTTCGTCAGCTCGGTCAGCGCGATCATCGACCGGTACGGCCTGGACGGCGTCGACATCGACTTCGAGGGTCACTCGCTGTCGCTGAACACCGGGGACACCGACTTCAAGAACCCGACCACGCCGGTGATCGTCAACCTGATCAGCGCGATCCGGTCGCTCAAGGCCCGCTACGGCGCCGGTTTCGTGCTGACCATGGCCCCGGAGACGTTCTTCGTCCAGCTCGGCTACCAGTACTACGGCTCCGGCCCGTGGGGTGGCCAGGACCCGCGTGCCGGGGCGTACCTGCCGGTGATCCACGCGCTGCGCAACGACCTGACCGTGCTGCACGTCCAGGACTACAACTCCGGCTCGATCATGGGCCTGGACAACCAGTACCACTCGATGGGCGGCGCCGACTTCCACGTCGCGATGACCGACATGCTGCTGGCCGGTTTCCCGGTGGCCGGCAACACCGCGAACGTGTTCCCGGCGCTGCGCGAGGACCAGGTGGCGTTCGGCGCCCCGAGCTCGGTCAGCGCGGGCAACGGGTACGTCGCGCCCACCGGGGTGCAGCAGGCGGTCACCTGCCTGGTGAAGGGCACCGGCTGCGGCGGCTACACCCCGCGCAGCGGGGCCAACCCGGACTTCCGCGGCCTGATGACCTGGTCGATCAACTGGGACCGGTTCTACGGCTGGGAGTTCCGCAACAGCCACGAGCCGTTCCTCAACGCCCTGAACTGA
- a CDS encoding calcium-binding protein has product MGRLPWVLGTVLSIAASTVAFGAPARAAEGTVGVATVSGTKVRYKAAYTGANRVVITRSGRTLTIDDKKVIKTGKGCKAVKGDKTKVRCTTAKTPTRVTVTLYDGNDVLDNRTDVPMTAYGEDGNDRIYGGSRGDSIDGGHGADRLYGRAGNDRIDGSFENDLIHGGVGHDTIFGDWGDDTLYGGAGNDRFHADRGNDRISGEDGADWADGASGNDVYSGGNGDDGVLGGTGNDVLSGDAGNDWLDGQQGADRLSGGAGNDDLSGDDARLGAVAADVLLGGAGFDKVAYDTYRKPVTVDLDGATGDDGQAGERDTVGADVEGVYGGVAGDRLTGSGVHNFLNGMAGDDIIRGGAGNDEIDGSDGRDSLHGDAGDDLLIGYELSGPIAADRIDGGVHGTAGDSCLYTQGDTLVECEIRQAYS; this is encoded by the coding sequence GTGGGACGTCTCCCATGGGTTCTGGGAACCGTACTGAGCATCGCCGCGTCCACCGTGGCCTTCGGCGCACCGGCGCGAGCCGCCGAGGGGACCGTCGGGGTCGCCACGGTCAGCGGCACCAAGGTGCGGTACAAGGCCGCCTACACGGGCGCGAACCGGGTGGTGATCACCCGCAGCGGCCGCACGCTGACGATCGACGACAAGAAGGTGATCAAGACCGGCAAGGGTTGCAAGGCGGTCAAGGGCGACAAGACCAAGGTCCGGTGTACGACCGCGAAGACCCCGACCCGGGTGACCGTCACCCTGTACGACGGCAACGACGTGCTGGACAACCGCACCGACGTGCCGATGACCGCCTACGGCGAGGACGGCAACGACCGGATCTACGGCGGCTCCCGCGGTGACTCGATCGACGGCGGCCACGGCGCGGACAGGTTGTACGGCCGCGCCGGCAACGACCGGATCGACGGCTCGTTCGAGAACGACCTGATCCACGGCGGCGTCGGCCACGACACGATCTTCGGTGACTGGGGCGACGACACCCTCTACGGCGGCGCGGGCAACGACCGGTTCCACGCCGACCGGGGCAACGACCGGATCTCCGGCGAGGACGGGGCCGACTGGGCCGACGGCGCGTCCGGCAACGACGTCTACTCCGGTGGCAACGGCGACGACGGCGTGCTGGGCGGGACCGGCAACGACGTGCTGTCCGGCGACGCCGGCAACGACTGGCTCGACGGGCAGCAGGGCGCCGACCGGCTCTCCGGCGGCGCCGGCAACGACGACCTCAGCGGCGACGACGCCCGGCTGGGCGCGGTCGCGGCCGACGTGCTGCTCGGCGGCGCGGGTTTCGACAAGGTCGCCTACGACACCTACCGCAAGCCGGTCACCGTCGACCTGGACGGCGCCACCGGTGACGACGGTCAGGCCGGCGAGCGGGACACGGTCGGCGCCGACGTCGAGGGCGTCTACGGCGGGGTCGCCGGTGACCGGCTCACCGGCAGCGGCGTGCACAACTTCCTGAACGGCATGGCGGGCGACGACATCATCCGCGGCGGCGCCGGCAACGACGAGATCGACGGCTCGGACGGCCGTGACTCGCTCCACGGCGACGCCGGCGACGACCTCCTGATCGGCTACGAGTTGTCCGGCCCGATCGCCGCCGACCGGATCGACGGCGGCGTGCACGGCACGGCGGGCGACTCCTGCCTCTACACCCAGGGCGACACCCTGGTCGAGTGCGAGATCCGGCAGGCCTACTCGTGA
- a CDS encoding thymidine kinase, with protein MDLTVILGPMKGGKSLEMISLLSPLQHTGIPHRIYQSARHGRDTAVMSRSGGSLETVKVHSLAGAADGDVEVIGVDEIHMFTVDDIAELGIAVRRGIKVVVAGIDLDHRGQLFAPVRALFELAPEKVIYRRAVCDVCRSLDATHTQVLEHGKPFIRELAPSTALPDDGTYTYEARCRRCVVLP; from the coding sequence ATGGACCTGACCGTGATCCTCGGCCCGATGAAGGGCGGCAAGTCGCTAGAGATGATCAGCCTGCTGTCGCCCCTGCAGCACACCGGCATCCCGCACCGCATCTACCAGTCCGCCCGGCACGGCCGGGACACCGCGGTGATGTCACGGTCCGGCGGCAGCCTGGAGACGGTCAAGGTGCACTCGCTGGCCGGCGCCGCGGACGGCGACGTCGAGGTGATCGGGGTGGACGAGATCCACATGTTCACCGTGGACGACATCGCCGAGCTCGGGATCGCGGTCCGGCGCGGGATCAAGGTGGTCGTCGCCGGGATCGACCTGGACCACCGGGGGCAGCTGTTCGCCCCGGTACGGGCGCTGTTCGAGCTCGCGCCGGAGAAGGTGATCTACCGGCGGGCGGTGTGCGACGTCTGCCGCTCGCTGGACGCCACACACACCCAGGTCCTGGAGCACGGCAAGCCGTTCATCCGGGAGCTCGCGCCGTCGACCGCGCTGCCGGACGACGGCACCTACACCTACGAGGCCCGCTGCCGCCGCTGCGTCGTGCTGCCCTGA
- a CDS encoding UDP-N-acetylglucosamine--N-acetylmuramyl-(pentapeptide) pyrophosphoryl-undecaprenol N-acetylglucosamine transferase — MSLYSTRRLHALRMIVTGGGTGGHTYPALTTVNALQARLAETGTAPELLWVGVANGLEATIAARNDIPFRAVTTGKLRRSLSPRDVARNLADAFRIPLGIVQAALTVARVRPAVVLSTGGFVSVPIGLAAALFRVPYLMHEQTLSLGLANRILARVATRVLLSHEASLEHLPPRARSRAVVTGNPVRPAILQGNPERGLAAYGLDPAVPLVLVTGGALGAQQINRMLAEALPALLPYCQIVHQCGKLGHDEMREVAGRLPAHLAHRYRVADFIHDELPDLLAAAAIVVARSGAGTVAELTALGKACVLIPYPHAAADEQRVTARHLAQRGAAITLDGPEATPEHLRDTITGLLADPARRAELGRSAATHGRPAAADHVVTEILTAAAGGAG, encoded by the coding sequence ATGTCCCTCTACAGCACCCGGCGCCTGCACGCGCTCCGCATGATCGTCACCGGCGGCGGCACGGGTGGGCACACCTATCCGGCACTGACCACGGTCAACGCCCTGCAGGCCCGCCTCGCCGAAACCGGCACCGCCCCCGAGCTGCTCTGGGTCGGCGTCGCCAACGGCCTGGAAGCCACGATCGCCGCCCGCAACGACATCCCGTTCCGGGCGGTCACCACGGGCAAGCTGCGCCGCTCGCTCAGCCCCCGGGACGTGGCCCGCAACCTCGCCGACGCCTTCCGCATCCCGCTGGGCATCGTGCAGGCCGCTCTCACCGTGGCCCGGGTCCGGCCGGCGGTGGTGCTCAGCACGGGCGGATTCGTCTCCGTTCCGATCGGCCTCGCCGCGGCCCTGTTCCGCGTGCCGTACCTGATGCACGAGCAGACACTGAGCCTCGGCCTGGCCAACCGCATCCTCGCCCGGGTCGCCACCCGTGTCCTGCTCAGCCACGAGGCATCCCTCGAACACCTGCCGCCCCGGGCGCGCAGCCGCGCGGTCGTCACCGGCAACCCGGTCCGGCCGGCCATCCTGCAGGGCAACCCGGAGCGGGGTCTGGCCGCGTACGGCCTCGACCCCGCCGTCCCGCTCGTGCTCGTCACCGGCGGCGCCCTGGGGGCCCAGCAGATCAACCGGATGCTCGCCGAAGCCCTGCCCGCGCTGCTGCCGTACTGCCAGATCGTCCACCAGTGCGGGAAGCTCGGTCACGACGAGATGCGCGAGGTCGCCGGACGGCTGCCCGCGCATCTCGCGCACCGCTACCGGGTGGCCGACTTCATCCACGACGAACTGCCCGACCTGCTCGCCGCGGCCGCCATCGTCGTGGCCCGCAGCGGCGCCGGGACGGTCGCCGAGCTGACCGCCCTCGGCAAGGCCTGCGTCCTGATCCCCTATCCGCACGCCGCCGCCGACGAGCAGCGCGTCACCGCCCGGCACCTCGCCCAGCGCGGCGCGGCCATCACGCTCGACGGGCCCGAGGCCACCCCGGAGCACCTGCGCGACACCATCACCGGCCTGCTCGCCGACCCGGCACGCCGCGCCGAGCTGGGCCGGTCCGCCGCCACGCACGGCCGGCCCGCCGCCGCCGACCATGTCGTTACGGAGATTCTGACGGCCGCGGCGGGCGGCGCGGGGTAG
- a CDS encoding glycoside hydrolase family protein → MSAARSRRRILAVTLSCTVVAGLGVLGVTTAMAADAGPITGIGGKCVDVAGANPANGTAVQLYDCNGTGAQRWTVDGDRIQALGKCLDVTAASTTDGAKVQLYDCNGTGAQKWSAQGGRLVNTGSGKCLDATGQSPANGARLQIWTCTGAANQAWQLPGATTAPTTTAPTTTAPTARPPAGAKKGVSTWQFTGLAGAVQDVGAKWYYNWGTNNDSMPANAEFVPMIWDENVVTAANLAKVRTEGSTLLGFNEPDLAGQAEMTVEQALDLWPQLQATGMRLGSPAVAFGGNTAGGWLDRFMTGARQRNLRVDFITLHWYGSDFSDAAVSQFMGYVKAVHDRYRLPIWITEFGLMNFSGAPKYPSTAQITAFIRNATAQLESASYVERYAWFSLPAVGDSVDYGLYRDATTPTEAGKAYRAAGG, encoded by the coding sequence ATGTCAGCAGCTCGTTCCCGGCGGCGAATCCTGGCCGTCACCCTCTCCTGCACCGTGGTCGCCGGTCTCGGCGTCCTCGGCGTCACCACCGCGATGGCCGCGGACGCCGGCCCGATCACAGGCATCGGCGGCAAGTGCGTCGACGTGGCCGGCGCCAACCCGGCCAACGGCACGGCCGTGCAGCTCTACGACTGCAACGGCACGGGGGCGCAGCGCTGGACCGTGGACGGCGACCGGATCCAGGCGCTCGGCAAGTGCCTCGACGTCACGGCGGCGTCCACCACCGACGGTGCGAAGGTCCAGCTGTACGACTGCAACGGCACCGGCGCGCAGAAGTGGTCCGCGCAGGGCGGCCGGCTGGTGAACACCGGTTCCGGCAAGTGCCTCGACGCGACCGGGCAGAGTCCGGCGAACGGCGCCCGGTTGCAGATCTGGACGTGCACCGGCGCCGCCAACCAGGCGTGGCAGCTGCCCGGCGCCACGACGGCGCCCACCACCACGGCGCCCACCACCACGGCGCCCACCGCCAGACCGCCGGCCGGCGCCAAGAAGGGCGTCAGCACCTGGCAGTTCACCGGCCTGGCCGGCGCGGTCCAGGACGTCGGCGCCAAGTGGTACTACAACTGGGGCACCAACAACGACAGCATGCCGGCGAACGCGGAGTTCGTCCCGATGATCTGGGACGAGAACGTCGTCACCGCCGCGAACCTCGCCAAGGTCAGGACCGAGGGCAGCACGCTGCTCGGCTTCAACGAGCCGGACCTGGCCGGCCAGGCGGAGATGACCGTCGAGCAGGCGCTCGACCTGTGGCCGCAGTTGCAGGCCACCGGGATGCGGCTGGGCAGCCCGGCGGTGGCGTTCGGCGGGAACACCGCGGGCGGGTGGCTGGACCGGTTCATGACCGGGGCCCGGCAGCGCAATCTGCGGGTCGACTTCATCACCCTGCACTGGTACGGCTCGGACTTCAGCGACGCCGCGGTCAGCCAGTTCATGGGCTACGTCAAGGCGGTGCACGACCGCTACCGGCTGCCGATCTGGATCACCGAGTTCGGCCTGATGAACTTCTCCGGCGCCCCGAAGTACCCGAGCACCGCGCAGATCACCGCGTTCATCCGCAACGCCACCGCGCAGCTGGAGAGCGCCTCGTATGTCGAGCGCTACGCCTGGTTCTCGCTGCCGGCGGTCGGTGACTCGGTGGACTACGGCCTGTACCGCGACGCCACCACGCCGACCGAGGCCGGCAAGGCGTACCGGGCCGCGGGCGGCTGA
- a CDS encoding zinc-binding dehydrogenase, with protein MRATYMFGAGDVRVIDVPDPVLHESGDALVRVVQACVCGSDLHPYHNMPASENGSSMGHEFLGVVDQVGADVSTVRPGDLVVAPFAWQDNTCDFCREGVQTSCRNGGFWNAPGVGGGQAEAVRVPLADGTLVKLPVPRDSALLPSLLTLSDVFATGHHAAVRAAVDARTTVTVIGDGAVGLLAVMAAKRLGAEQIILMGRHRDRTDLGREFGATAVVAERGAEGIAKVRELTGGDGTHAVLECVGHLPAWEQALGAVRAGGVISRVGVPQYDDAPIGWTMFGRNLTLTGGPAPVRNYIEELMPDILDGTLEPGRVFDRTVGLDETPEAYRAMDRRQVLKVLIRP; from the coding sequence ATGCGTGCCACCTACATGTTCGGCGCCGGCGACGTACGCGTGATCGACGTGCCGGATCCGGTCCTGCACGAATCCGGCGACGCCCTGGTGCGGGTCGTGCAGGCCTGTGTCTGCGGCAGCGACCTGCACCCGTACCACAACATGCCGGCCTCCGAGAACGGCTCGTCGATGGGCCACGAGTTCCTCGGCGTGGTCGACCAGGTCGGCGCGGACGTGTCCACGGTCCGGCCGGGTGACCTGGTCGTCGCCCCGTTCGCCTGGCAGGACAACACCTGCGACTTCTGCCGCGAAGGCGTGCAGACCTCCTGCCGCAACGGCGGCTTCTGGAACGCCCCCGGGGTCGGCGGCGGCCAGGCCGAGGCCGTACGGGTGCCGCTCGCCGACGGCACCCTGGTGAAGCTGCCGGTCCCGCGGGACTCCGCCCTGCTGCCCTCGCTGCTCACCCTCTCCGACGTGTTCGCCACCGGCCACCACGCCGCGGTCCGGGCCGCCGTCGACGCGCGCACCACGGTCACGGTGATCGGCGACGGCGCGGTCGGCCTGCTCGCCGTGATGGCCGCCAAGCGGCTCGGCGCCGAGCAGATCATCCTGATGGGGCGGCACCGGGACCGCACCGACCTGGGCCGCGAGTTCGGCGCCACCGCCGTCGTGGCCGAACGCGGGGCCGAGGGCATCGCGAAGGTGCGTGAGCTCACCGGCGGCGACGGCACGCACGCCGTGCTGGAGTGCGTCGGGCACCTGCCCGCCTGGGAACAGGCCCTCGGCGCGGTCCGGGCCGGCGGGGTGATCAGCCGGGTCGGGGTCCCGCAGTACGACGACGCGCCGATCGGCTGGACCATGTTCGGCCGCAACCTCACCCTCACCGGCGGGCCGGCGCCGGTGCGCAACTACATCGAGGAGCTGATGCCCGACATCCTCGACGGCACGCTCGAACCCGGCCGGGTCTTCGACCGCACCGTCGGCCTCGACGAGACGCCGGAGGCGTACCGGGCGATGGACCGGCGCCAGGTGCTGAAGGTGCTGATCCGCCCGTGA
- a CDS encoding serine/threonine-protein kinase, with the protein MSMPLRPGDRTRLGRYQLTGRLGEGGMGTVFQGRDPDGRLVAIKMVRPEFAHESEFRARFRSEVNRAKQVPPFSTAEVLDADPDHEPPYLVVEYVDGPSLATEIRDRGPLPETALHGVAVGMATALTAIHGAGVIHRDLKPSNVLFARGGIKVIDFGIARAFEATSQHTRTDQLVGTVAYMAPERFDPAGGRPVTSAADIFAWGAVVAYAATGRTPFAAESTAATAMRILTQPPELSGLPESLRRPVERALAKDPAARPTARELLDLLLAGDARPPEPVAADPAPQRAARRRPGLLALTTAGVVLLTAAGVAVARYLPRGTDAGADPGAAASSDTSPGATPGSPAQATASLSAAERFASIMRGTRRTLIHIAEADRDLALDSDYTEVTAGNGTGAKSEFALVPVGVDFLIRSLHDPAAERETCLGVKIIPDESARLVAAECATTKATVFSLLRAPETDDKKRPTYWIYNEAYGYVQWSPADRVLFVEEVGDAPPLSTFSFVDRGPLPSPSPGR; encoded by the coding sequence ATGAGCATGCCGCTACGCCCGGGCGACCGGACCCGGCTCGGCCGGTATCAGCTGACCGGGCGGCTCGGTGAGGGTGGCATGGGCACCGTCTTCCAGGGTCGTGACCCGGACGGGCGGCTCGTCGCGATCAAGATGGTCCGGCCCGAGTTCGCGCACGAGAGCGAGTTCCGGGCACGCTTCCGCAGCGAGGTGAACCGGGCCAAGCAGGTGCCGCCGTTCTCCACCGCGGAGGTGCTCGACGCCGACCCGGACCACGAGCCGCCCTACCTGGTGGTCGAGTACGTCGACGGCCCCAGCCTGGCCACCGAGATCCGGGACCGGGGCCCGCTGCCGGAGACCGCGCTGCACGGCGTCGCGGTCGGCATGGCCACCGCGCTGACCGCGATCCACGGCGCCGGGGTGATCCACCGCGACCTCAAACCGAGCAACGTGCTGTTCGCCCGGGGCGGCATCAAGGTCATCGACTTCGGCATCGCCCGCGCGTTCGAGGCGACCAGCCAGCACACGCGCACCGACCAGCTGGTCGGCACGGTGGCCTACATGGCGCCGGAACGCTTCGATCCGGCCGGCGGACGGCCGGTCACCTCGGCCGCGGACATCTTCGCCTGGGGCGCGGTCGTCGCGTACGCCGCGACCGGGCGCACGCCGTTCGCGGCCGAGTCGACGGCCGCCACCGCGATGCGCATCCTCACCCAGCCGCCGGAGCTGTCCGGGCTGCCGGAGTCGCTGCGCCGGCCGGTCGAGCGGGCGCTGGCCAAGGACCCCGCGGCCCGCCCGACCGCGCGTGAGCTGCTGGACCTGCTGCTGGCCGGCGACGCCCGGCCGCCCGAGCCGGTGGCGGCGGACCCGGCGCCACAGCGGGCCGCGCGCCGGCGCCCCGGGCTGCTCGCGCTCACCACGGCCGGGGTCGTGCTGCTGACCGCCGCCGGGGTCGCCGTGGCCCGCTACCTGCCGCGGGGCACCGATGCCGGGGCCGATCCGGGCGCCGCCGCGAGTTCCGACACCAGCCCGGGCGCGACGCCCGGCTCACCCGCGCAAGCGACGGCATCCCTGAGCGCCGCCGAACGGTTCGCGTCCATCATGCGGGGCACCCGCCGTACCCTCATCCACATCGCCGAAGCGGACCGGGACCTCGCCCTGGACTCGGACTACACCGAGGTCACCGCGGGCAACGGCACCGGCGCCAAGTCCGAGTTCGCCCTCGTCCCGGTGGGTGTCGACTTCCTGATCCGGTCGCTGCACGACCCGGCCGCCGAGCGGGAGACCTGCCTCGGCGTGAAGATCATTCCGGACGAGTCGGCGCGGCTGGTCGCGGCCGAGTGCGCCACCACCAAGGCCACGGTCTTCTCGCTGCTGCGCGCCCCGGAGACCGACGACAAGAAGCGGCCGACCTACTGGATCTACAACGAGGCGTACGGATACGTGCAGTGGAGCCCGGCCGACCGGGTCCTGTTCGTGGAGGAGGTCGGTGACGCCCCGCCGCTGTCCACCTTCAGCTTCGTCGACCGCGGCCCGCTGCCGTCCCCGTCACCCGGTCGCTGA